In the Tessaracoccus lacteus genome, AGTTCTCGTAGACGGCGCCGCCGGCACCGTCACCCCGTGCTCTCCGGCACGGTGAGTGATCTCAAGTAGCCAGCTGTCACAGCAGGAATCCATCTCGCTGCGCTCGGCGCCCTTCGACGCTGATACGTGTTGGGTCCTCGTCTCGGCGGGGTGTGGCTCTCGCTTCGACTGACAGGGCCTGTACCGAGCCTATCGAAGTGCTCAGGGAACCGGATCGTTGAGTCTGTCGAAGCCCATCTCGGACCGTTGAGCCTGTCGAAACGCCCTGAGCCTGTCGAAGGGATCCCGGGCGCGCCGCGGCGAGCGGCACCACGCGAGACTGGCCCTGACAAGGGAACTTGTCAGGGCCGGTCTAATTGGTGGGCTTAACTGGACTTGAACCAGCGGCGTTCCTCGCCGCAGTGACGACACGCCTTGCCACAAGGTCGCGCGGCTAGGCATCGCGCCACAGCTGACCCGCCGCTGTTGCCGCGAACTTCGGGACGCCGCACCTTGCCAGGTGATCGAGCAGCACCCTCGTGGTGATCACCGGCCGCCGCGTCGCGGCGGCCTGACGGTGGAGTGAGGCAATGGTGAGATCCGGCTCGAGGTCGAGTTGGTTGAGCAGGAACTCATCGGGGTGCTGAACCTCAAGACCCAACGGTTCCAGAACCTCGATGGGAAAGTCCCGCACGTTCGCAGTCACGACCATGTCGGCCCGGCCCTGCAGCGCTGCTGCAGCCACGTGACGGTCGTCCGGATCCGGAAGCGAGATGCCGGCGACCAACTCCTCCCAATCCGTGACACAGGCATCCTCGAAGGAGGCTTGCATGGCGTCAGCTCGCGACCGCGCCCGCCCCCAAGCGAGCTCCGGATGAATCAGTCCAATGGCATCGACCATCTCGTCGAGAACCCGATCGCTCCAGAGGGGCCGGTACAGCCCTGCCTCGGCCAGCCGAAGCAGCGTGTCGGCCAGCGCGACAGGGACCAGCACGCACGCGTCGAGGAACGCGCTGTAGCGGGCCACGGCTCAGCTGACCCGACGCTTGCGGGCCGTCCGCAGCGCTCCGCTGTAGTCGGGAACTTCGTCGTAGAGCCCCGCTTCCGCCGCATCTGCTGTCAGCTGGTCGAGGGTCGTGCGGCGCTCCTCGCGC is a window encoding:
- a CDS encoding PIN domain-containing protein, yielding MARYSAFLDACVLVPVALADTLLRLAEAGLYRPLWSDRVLDEMVDAIGLIHPELAWGRARSRADAMQASFEDACVTDWEELVAGISLPDPDDRHVAAAALQGRADMVVTANVRDFPIEVLEPLGLEVQHPDEFLLNQLDLEPDLTIASLHRQAAATRRPVITTRVLLDHLARCGVPKFAATAAGQLWRDA